Proteins encoded together in one Candidatus Sulfotelmatobacter sp. window:
- a CDS encoding phage portal protein, whose product MGLISETRTSLENPQTPLSYPSEWLLDIFNGGRTDSGIRVSEMTALQVSTIWACCEIKGGAIGALELKIFEKLVTDSGRLKRRIAHDHDYWDLLEHEPNSEMSAFTMKKTVQVHRMLWGNGYIEIQRDRSGRIIALWPRNPARIRPHRVIAPIPVTTSDGIVLTARPGQMVYVTTEGMETESMNPESPSFDAAGPHGDRYIFPEDVMHIPGLSLDGRIGQDVIQLARNAVGLALATEKFGAKFFGNGAIGRGVFKIPGTLTPEDMANLRKEVQEAWGGENANRPMVLDSGMEYVATSTKPNEAQFLETREHEVIELCRIFTTPPHMVGVTEKTSRANTEQIGQEFLTFSLAPDLCAWEQEVKRKMLPSPDRGRNAAKRFGVFFDTWPLVTPSANDLRAFVQAMIQWGVWEPNDARERMHMNPLDTPAADSTWMQINMAPVDQLFETPALPGAGDDENNEPADDGAKPGSKKRTARTEELLVARLSRAYSRVFRDAFGRICRRSQADESTFRQVFLPVLVSIGEELEQYAAQILGTVTSPDGLESSRFLAGYLGTMFHRFEGESWASANGSAHEICVRELSRAIRALAIEAYRNAATAAAKLETEVES is encoded by the coding sequence ATGGGCCTGATCTCCGAAACCCGCACATCACTGGAAAATCCGCAGACGCCGCTCTCCTACCCGAGCGAATGGCTGTTAGATATTTTCAACGGTGGTCGCACCGACTCCGGGATCCGCGTCTCGGAGATGACCGCTCTTCAGGTTTCCACCATCTGGGCCTGCTGCGAAATCAAGGGCGGCGCGATCGGCGCCCTTGAGTTGAAGATTTTCGAGAAGCTTGTGACGGACAGTGGCCGGCTGAAGCGCCGTATCGCCCACGATCACGACTACTGGGATCTCCTCGAGCACGAGCCCAATTCCGAGATGTCGGCATTCACCATGAAGAAAACGGTGCAGGTGCACCGCATGCTTTGGGGGAATGGCTATATCGAGATACAGCGCGATCGGAGCGGACGAATTATTGCTCTCTGGCCGCGAAATCCGGCGCGTATTCGGCCGCATCGCGTGATTGCCCCGATTCCGGTGACCACCTCGGACGGTATCGTACTGACCGCACGTCCAGGGCAAATGGTCTATGTGACTACCGAGGGCATGGAAACCGAAAGCATGAATCCGGAGAGTCCGTCTTTCGACGCGGCCGGCCCGCATGGCGATCGTTACATCTTTCCCGAAGACGTGATGCACATTCCCGGCCTCTCTCTCGACGGCCGCATTGGGCAAGACGTCATCCAGCTCGCACGCAACGCTGTGGGCCTGGCGCTGGCTACGGAAAAGTTCGGCGCAAAGTTCTTTGGCAATGGCGCGATCGGCCGCGGCGTTTTCAAGATTCCCGGAACTCTGACTCCCGAGGACATGGCGAATCTGCGCAAGGAAGTGCAGGAAGCCTGGGGCGGAGAGAACGCCAATCGTCCCATGGTGCTCGATAGCGGCATGGAATATGTCGCAACTTCGACGAAGCCCAATGAGGCTCAGTTTCTCGAAACCCGCGAGCACGAAGTGATTGAGCTTTGTCGCATTTTCACCACGCCGCCGCACATGGTTGGAGTGACCGAAAAGACTAGCCGTGCCAACACCGAACAGATTGGCCAGGAGTTTTTAACGTTTTCCCTCGCTCCTGACCTTTGCGCCTGGGAACAGGAAGTGAAGCGCAAGATGTTGCCTTCTCCCGATCGCGGGCGCAACGCGGCAAAACGCTTCGGCGTGTTTTTCGACACATGGCCTCTGGTCACTCCATCCGCTAACGATTTGCGCGCTTTCGTCCAGGCCATGATTCAGTGGGGCGTGTGGGAGCCGAATGATGCGCGCGAGCGCATGCACATGAATCCTCTCGATACGCCCGCGGCCGATTCCACCTGGATGCAGATCAATATGGCCCCGGTCGACCAGCTTTTTGAGACTCCTGCTCTGCCTGGCGCCGGCGACGATGAAAATAACGAACCGGCCGACGATGGCGCCAAGCCAGGATCCAAAAAGCGAACTGCCCGCACGGAAGAACTTCTTGTCGCACGCCTTTCCCGCGCTTATTCCCGCGTCTTCCGTGATGCTTTTGGTCGCATCTGCCGGCGATCGCAGGCGGATGAATCGACTTTCCGGCAGGTTTTCCTGCCGGTCCTGGTCAGCATCGGTGAGGAGCTCGAGCAATACGCCGCGCAGATTCTAGGCACGGTCACGAGTCCTGACGGACTTGAGAGCTCGCGCTTCCTCGCCGGCTACCTGGGAACCATGTTTCATCGATTTGAGGGCGAGTCCTGGGCATCAGCGAACGGATCCGCTCATGAGATCTGTGTGCGCGAGCTGAGCCGGGCGATTCGGGCGCTCGCCATAGAAGCTTACCGCAATGCCGCAACCGCCGCGGCAAAACTAGAAACCGAGGTGGAGTCATGA
- a CDS encoding HK97 family phage prohead protease translates to MMERRFVKGAQVRAVKSGDKPGIEGYGAVFNEEYVLYEDTGWRFVEIIKAGAFSRVLKEAQDTRCLFNHSADNLLGRTTNKTLRMVEDDRGLKYDNDLDLRTTVAQNVQAFIDRGDLTGCSFAFTVSKQVWREETSADGKMTISTREIEEIGELFDVGPVTYPAYEGTSVAPRSQAQLSEMRSRVLSINGLPVEVRSRIEATRKKKDKEDKPECSCRCVACARDNDCEGCPDHMVDCGDEENCGCMGDRSSRSAGTAIDLDRTRLEADVDARLRKVGLKAS, encoded by the coding sequence ATGATGGAACGCCGTTTTGTAAAAGGTGCGCAAGTCCGCGCCGTGAAGTCCGGCGACAAACCAGGCATCGAAGGCTACGGCGCCGTGTTCAACGAGGAATATGTTCTCTACGAAGATACAGGTTGGCGCTTCGTCGAGATCATCAAGGCCGGCGCCTTCAGCCGTGTGCTCAAAGAGGCCCAGGACACGCGCTGCCTGTTCAACCACTCCGCCGACAATTTGCTCGGCCGTACGACGAACAAAACCTTGCGCATGGTGGAAGACGATCGTGGTCTGAAGTACGACAATGATCTCGATCTGCGCACTACGGTCGCTCAAAATGTGCAGGCCTTCATCGACCGCGGTGATCTTACCGGCTGCAGCTTTGCCTTCACGGTCAGCAAGCAAGTCTGGCGCGAAGAGACCAGCGCCGATGGAAAGATGACCATCAGCACGCGCGAGATCGAGGAGATCGGAGAACTCTTCGACGTCGGTCCGGTCACCTATCCCGCCTATGAAGGTACCAGCGTGGCGCCGCGATCGCAGGCGCAGCTCTCCGAAATGCGCAGCCGTGTGCTCTCGATCAACGGCTTGCCCGTGGAAGTGCGGTCGCGCATCGAAGCCACGCGAAAAAAGAAAGACAAAGAAGACAAACCAGAGTGCAGCTGTCGCTGCGTGGCGTGCGCTCGGGATAACGATTGTGAAGGTTGCCCTGACCACATGGTCGACTGCGGCGACGAAGAAAATTGCGGCTGCATGGGTGATCGATCGAGCCGCTCAGCGGGGACAGCGATCGATCTCGATCGTACGCGCCTCGAGGCCGATGTTGACGCCCGTCTGCGAAAGGTAGGGCTGAAGGCCAGCTAG